attacaagtCGGGTAGACTGGCTTTAATATTCTTACGTAATTATTCTATGCTAAAATACTGTACACATAACATAACAATAAGAATAACACATATGTAATTAGAAATTAGGTACATAGTTAACTTAGAATATGACTAAAATCTTCATCGATCTTCTTCATTGCTCAAGTCATTGAACTTTTCCGATCGATACGGCGCGTGGTAGGAATATTCTTTCTGTTTTGGTGAACTGTAATCATAATCTTCTTCCTCTGAGTTGTGTTTCACGAATCCAGTGTACGGTTCACTTTCCTGTTTGTTGTCTTTATACTTGTATGGTGTGTATTTATGAAGCCATTCATCCTGGTTTTTACGAGACTTCCCGTCGTCAGGTATACTTGATGAATATTTTGCATATTCATCATCACCTGGATATCGCTCTAATGTTGCAAATGGTGATGACGTTGTATACCCACTGTCATACTCATCATGTTCGAAAAATGGTGATTTATATGATGGATCTCGTTGCGCAGGTATGGCTGCCAACAACGACTCTTTTACTTTTGATACACCTTCATGATAATCTTTAGTATTCGGTTTAGGATGATGCTGATCGTCCAATACTCTAAAGGCTTCGTGCGAATTCAAAttgtaaagattatttatttgatgcaCAGCTGACTCTGTTTTTTCTTTCTGTGATATGGGATTAATGATTCGAGCTGGTCGAGGCATTAATTCTACTTCTTCCTTTTTATCCTCTGGTGGACTATGatcaaacattttgtaaatactGAAATCTGGAGTTTGTGAAGGATAGACATgggatttaattattttagctaACCTATCAATCTCTTCAATTAGAGCTGggttttgtttattatcttGGGTATTTCTAAACTCTGTCAATGTTGAATCGTCATCATTTTCTACCTCGCTCGGTTTCTTGAGATTGCCATGAGTTTTATCGTTGACTTCTGACTCATCATCGTGATAGAGATGGAACTCTGGTTCTTCTTCGTAAGACTGTGTTTTGGGACCTGGATTATAATCTGCAGGCGCAGTGTTACCTCCTATTTTCAACGGCTCAGAAGGTATGAAGGAATATGTTATTTCTTTACCAACACGAAAGCCTTCGTCTTGCGTCGTCGACAGGACTTGCGGCGTTTTACTAAAATGATCAAATACGTGATGAGTAGTTGGTACTTCAGTTAATTTCTGCGTTTCAGCAGCCGGTAATAGTTTGATAACCACAGCTTTACCTTGATGGTATCCAATGCCATGACCATCAAACGGTTTGTTCTTAGTGCtcttctttttgtttttctttgtgtTGTTATCATCAGAAAGGATATCTGAATCGGCGtcacaatacattttgtttaatttttgagtATCCTTATCTGACAATCCTAACCTTTGTCCAATTTGAGCACCTctctaaaacataaaaaaatattattttaatgttattgtattaatatttcgtCAAGAAATTTAGCACGGGTTGTGTTTTCTATATATGTTATATAtgaattataatacaaatcaaCTCAATAAATTGCAATGCACGAGCTTTTTCTATGTAGAACTACTGATTTAAATGGACTTGCCATAGATATACCACTACCTACTCataaaaacgtataaaacaTCACATGAGATGGAAATTATGATGTCAGTATAATCTTGTATCACCTGTTTTGGAACAATCGTGTCCTGGCCATTGGAGGAGAAAGCTCGTCGACTATAATGCAGGACACTGTCGTAGTCGTAACCCACGCCGAAGTCCGACACCGAGAACGAGTTGTATTTGCGAAAGTTATGCTTTGCCGCtggaaacaaacaaatattaacgCATGAACGAAACTTTGAAAGATACTATGTTCACTGATTCCTCTTTACTTAAGCATAAAAATGTATCATGACTTTTGTTTACACACAGAGACACGCAACTTTCAATAGAAATCGAAATTTTGCTTCGCACCAAACGTTTATTGCCTAGATAGACGATGGGTTAATTTATATTCGCATTGTGTAGCGTTCACGTGAGGTGACGGTCGTCGACATTACTCACTtgctttgtaataaaaaatataaaatgttgcctttaatgttctgccaaaaataaaaacttacgtTGAACAATGTTTTCCCATACAATGTTGACGTAGTCATCTCTGTCGGGGCTACTCTGCATGTGATAGAATCCGAGAGTATGTAGCATTTCGTGCACGACGGTACCGTGACGGAAACAGCCGCGTCCGACGGGATGACGTCCCGATAAGTTTAGGACTTGGTACCCGCCCTGATAACCCACTTGAGAGAAACATCCTCTTCGATTACCCTGAAATAAGAAAGAACACTTTCTTATAAACAAACCTAAAGTATAAGCTTTGTTCTAAAGTGTCAGTAAAACGCAATCCAACGGTTCATTGTTAGTGAGATATCTAACCGTAATTAATAGGCAAATACAACGAATAACGTTACCGCAACGCTTGTTAAGTTAACGGATTTTTACTAATAATGAGAAAGGAAAAGTAATAGCGCTTTGTCACAACATAGTTCAAATCCAGTTGTAGGCAAAGCAGAAGCAAAATGTATATGGTAGGTATAAGCAAAGCTGGATTAACTTTAAGTCACTTTGTAGAGGTACCTAACAGTTATCTTCAAAGTAACACTCTgcttaagaataaaaaatatagtcacCTGTATCACAACTGCGTCTTTATCTCCCTTTCTATATCGACGGAATTTGACACATGATGCACGTGCGATTTCGTCTATTCCACTCAGAATAGCTTGCACCTGATCATTGGCTGGAAACAAATTGTCAAATGTACTGAGAGCTTAAACTTATTTCAGGACAAGTAAGATCACGAACATAGGCGTTTTACTTACTAAAATGTTCAACTTGTATGTATACAATAACCTCGTTGTTTGGCCATCTCTTAGCTCCATCTCTGATGCCATTCCGAGCGAGACCCTCGGCGACATCTTCTACGATCAGTCGTCTCTGACGCTCGTTTAAAATGAGATCACCTTCAAACTTGCCACTCTCTTCCCAAGCGTGATCAGACACGTTTTCTTCTTCATCATAGTCGTCGGGATCAACGCCTTCTGACAGTATGAACAGAATAAATTTGACAACTTAGAACTATAGTATAATATACAGCAAAATGTACTGAGGTACAATCAACAGAgcaattataacaatttaaagcGAGCAGAAAACCCACAGGCTTTACTTTGGTTTCCTGTTTTAGAGACTACGTGCCGAACCGGATTTAATTTTCCGCAGTAAACCAAACATTTTCAATTGAgcttttgtttacttatttcaAGCGAGACAAGTATGAACCGCATGCAATACGTTATCTAGCAACTTTTAGCACtttcattttaaacaatttatgcATCTATgctcattaaaaattattatttagttgctGGGAAATTAAATTATGAGCTTTCATCGTTATTATTTATgacacattttaattaacatatctATTGGTAAGATGGTCtgttattttttagaaattgaTAGTATTCGTGAAACcagttttttatgtttatggcattcaacaattattttaattttcaacacCTCAAACACTAACTTTCGGAaacaatttgaattttaaaatgtgtagCCAATCACTTACTTTTTAACGTCGGACTCAGCTGAGACGTCTTCTTGATATAATCCGAAAAATCCTCCAATTCGCTGTAACTCATAGCGAGGCACTTGACCGcacaaattactattaaaacaaCCGACAACTTTAAGCGCcccatatttaattatttattaacctttaaccgcttatttttattattcctaaACGCATGCGGTTTTGTTTTTGCGTCTTAATGATACTCAACTTAACTCACACAATGTATCGGGAAAAAGTGTGCCATATTAACGGCATTGCGCTTTTACGAACATTGAAAATTGATTGCTGTTAAAGATATCGACTATCTTAGTCCAGTGCCGCGTGATTTTTTGTGCAGGACAAAAGCCACCGGGGTGGGGCGAAGTTTAATATAGCTTCGGATACGACCATTTCACAAGGTGTTAGGCCGCAACTGCGCCGGCACCGCTTGCGACAGCGCCGGGCTGCTGGTGACAGCACCACGCCGCCACCACCCATAACTCATGCAACCGAGTTGCTAAATTCGCTGGCTCcagttattttactttaacGTCCTCCAACAATAACACGGACttgtcatttttgtaataaattggaTTAGTGAAATAGTAAAGGGAAAGCAGTGGTTGTCAATGACGGTGAAACTATTGAAAGCGTTTCGATTGTTGAATACCCTTCGTCATATCGTAATTGCCATTCAGCCATACATAACATGTTTTGTGattaataaattctaataaaaaattcGAACTATTTGTAAACAGATGTATAGAAAAAGCTCAGTCGGCTTATCTGATAAGTAAGTTTACTCACTTATCTGATAATCGGAAATTAAGATAAACATAGAATTTTGTTTATGGGTACCTATAATATGTACTCTTGGCACAGGTCTAGCGATAGTTGAGTGGTACAAGCATTCGATTCTCATGCGGGTGGTCGAGGATTCAAATCCGATTAAGACATCACAACTAGCCCCAATCCTGCCCTTGCTAGTGCCGTGATGAGCTCAGATCTACCTTACCCCTCTCTCATTAAGAGGGGATTACTCAAGTCCAATATAGAGCTAAAATGTTATACAGTTTCCCATTCAAACAGTATGCTAGTagcttttaattaattgatgaGTTATTAATTATgctacttaatataaaaaattaagcatCTTGCTTAGACTACTTATACGGAGATATTAAGAAACCTTATTTAAAATCTTACCTTAATAAACAATCGAGCTAGATCGATGTTGATAAATAGCAGTTTTTTCTGAAAACATTGCTTGCagacttttaaataaagttactcGGTTGAGTTCTTTTTGAAACCTTTTTTATCAGATGCCTTCAATTGGCTTGCGTTATGCCTTGAGCAGTTTTATTTAGTCAGCCGCGTAAAACAATCACCTACTTTGGATTAGAGAGATTATACAATACctacaaataaactattatcGTTTGTTGCGAAGTATTCAGCAATCTTCAATGCCATTGCCAGAATTCCGTAAATGTGTAAAATTTCAAGAATGCAAAAAGAAAACCGATTGGGATTTGTTGTCCTTGATTGAAATCGGGTCGATGTCGATAGGCAAATTGACCACGACTATGACGAATCATTACGAGAAACTAGTTTAGTTAGTATACAAATTTGTACTATTGTCACTCGTATTATTTAAGTCTTTGTAGCGATAGTAACCGATGACGATAGCCAGCAGGTGGCTCAGTGTTTCGACATCATTGAACGAACATATTTTGGTAAGTACAATTCAACTAGATCTTGATTACCATAattaaacatacctacatataatatttctatcatGTTTCAAATCTCCTTAAGAAAGACGAAGTGTGCGGAGACTAAgacaatatatttatcttttaggTTTACGTTAGCTCTAGTTGGTGCTTAACCTcacacttttattttgtttggtattGACACCATTTGTAACGCTTGATTGCAATAATACATTGCGATTGATAGTTGATAATAGAAAATTGCTATTTGGGGATGTTACAGCACAGTTTATGTCCAAACAGCGAGGAACAATGAAAAGTcaacaataaaacacattaagAAATCAGCGTTCTTTTCATTGAGTCAAGTTAGGCGTTTATTAATTGCTGTTAACAGTTGagattatttgatattttagatCTATTTATTGACTTCAACTCTGTATTCTGTATCTATTTTAGTCGTCACCTTCAGTTTCTTCACAATACATCTTGTTTAATTTCGCTATGTCTTCGCGGGATAACTTAACTCTCTGACCGATCACAGCTCCTTCCTATGAAAAACGTTTGGGTAaacgttatttataatataaacgaGCTATGTTTTGCTATATAATTTTTGGATACCTACCTGTTTCGGAATAATGGTTTTTTGTCCATTGCTAGAGAAGGCCGTTTCAGAGTAATGCATCAAACTATAATAGTCGTATGGCGTACCAAAATCTGTGACTGTGTCATTAGTGTATTTTGAGAAATTGTGTTCATGACCTGCaaccaaattatatttaagctgatctttctaatattctgaatttaataataacattcttCGCAGTAATTTGATTAGCATCGAcatttacattgtattttaatttataaaagcaCCCAAAAGTGCCCAAaccgatatttttatttttataaatctggCGGATAGGAATTCCTCACCATGCAGCCGCTCTCTTCCTTGTAAGGCACTTAAGAGTCAGGGTGTAatctttatcataataatgttaGCAGTCTTACCGGGTCTAATATTTTCCCACACGATGATGACGTAATCATCTCTGTTATAATTGCTTTGCATGTGGTAGAAGCCAAGTGTAT
Above is a window of Anticarsia gemmatalis isolate Benzon Research Colony breed Stoneville strain chromosome 2, ilAntGemm2 primary, whole genome shotgun sequence DNA encoding:
- the LOC142986323 gene encoding uncharacterized protein LOC142986323, which produces MRFYVSLAVLSLAYTIITAAPLSSEEDLEDVGEYGKYFEGDMVLTREQREAIKAAMDSSDDSRNGLRDVAKRWPNKTVVYYIVDDDFEQQHLALIEEALADIASKSCIKFRERRNEEEHAVRIQGSKNGCYSNVGHITPDDEEEVDQVLNLARGCFKHGTVVHEMLHTLGFYHMQSTYDRDDFVNIVWENISPGTEHNFAKYNNDTVTDFGVPYDYQSVMHYSEKAFSKNGNKTIVPVQENVKIGQRDGLSESDIMKLHKMYCEESGTEEVAPPNKNGQDKEIIVDGSDKGCFSTVGYNGQGSGRQVLNLATGCFRKGFGTTIHEMLHTLGFYHMQSNYNRDDYVIIVWENIRPDMGRLKLSVVLIVICAVKCLAMSYSELEDFSDYIKKTSQLSPTLKKGVDPDDYDEEENVSDHAWEESGKFEGDLILNERQRRLIVEDVAEGLARNGIRDGAKRWPNNEVIVYIQVEHFTNDQVQAILSGIDEIARASCVKFRRYRKGDKDAVVIQGNRRGCFSQVGYQGGYQVLNLSGRHPVGRGCFRHGTVVHEMLHTLGFYHMQSSPDRDDYVNIVWENIVQPAKHNFRKYNSFSVSDFGVGYDYDSVLHYSRRAFSSNGQDTIVPKQRGAQIGQRLGLSDKDTQKLNKMYCDADSDILSDDNNTKKNKKKSTKNKPFDGHGIGYHQGKAVVIKLLPAAETQKLTEVPTTHHVFDHFSKTPQVLSTTQDEGFRVGKEITYSFIPSEPLKIGGNTAPADYNPGPKTQSYEEEPEFHLYHDDESEVNDKTHGNLKKPSEVENDDDSTLTEFRNTQDNKQNPALIEEIDRLAKIIKSHVYPSQTPDFSIYKMFDHSPPEDKKEEVELMPRPARIINPISQKEKTESAVHQINNLYNLNSHEAFRVLDDQHHPKPNTKDYHEGVSKVKESLLAAIPAQRDPSYKSPFFEHDEYDSGYTTSSPFATLERYPGDDEYAKYSSSIPDDGKSRKNQDEWLHKYTPYKYKDNKQESEPYTGFVKHNSEEEDYDYSSPKQKEYSYHAPYRSEKFNDLSNEEDR